A genomic window from Ananas comosus cultivar F153 linkage group 22, ASM154086v1, whole genome shotgun sequence includes:
- the LOC109727601 gene encoding protein transport protein SEC16B homolog, whose translation MVSPSPPPPPPPPPPPAAVEDQTDEDFFDKLVIDDDEFGVEGSHAVSKDMARDFSNLSLGNIGASLDDLGDSGFPSEIKPTKENNGLPPASDPPKDDGVLKHEESGPFGSQESIGEVASPGSVVVKGDGSKGTSVKEVQWSAFSSDTQPFGQGGFGSYSDFLKEDGSSENFKSDTNVNGSFVENPVENQNLYGGYYDQQETQYYGSTNEQVPDANDAQYWENLYPGWKYDASTGQWYQVDSIDTTTAAAAASTNTQWDNYTATSMDSQVYGQNSTATTAAPAAPANESFEMKSDVSYLQQTTQSVLDTIAEESTTNSITNLNQEYQASTEYPPNMVFDPQYPGWYYDTNTQQWYTLESYMQTTQVTSSTVQDQVNQDYSASAGFGEQHQNQNYAVVGQLEQSTIQGTGNQEFGGDWNNYNQQTMWQPEAAGNNNTESLSGNQLSRSFYGSMGNSVGQTNQQVSFKTFEPVTTHNYGSTNGVASSQSFVPSESMYQFNQPKLEQNQQAYLSNSYYGNQNSMNFSQQSFQNADPSYSQFSYIPHEGRSSAGRPAHALVAFGFGGKLIVMKDASSFSTKLDYGNQGTSGGTVSIHSLSEIVMNKTDASSFISGGAFGYFQALCQQSFPGPLVGGNAATKDVNKWLDERIMSCESISTDVQKGEFLRLLLSLLKISCQHYGKLRSPFGSGPSVEENDGPEMAITRLFASAKKASAHLNDYGSVTHCMQSLPSESQIRATAVEVQNLLVSGRRKEALQYAQDGQLWGAALVLAAQLGEKFYVDTVKKMAHRQFVSGSPLRTLCLLIAGQPADVFSGDSPTNSTYGVLNALQQPMQNQTSGMLDDWAENLAIITANRTKDDELVMIHLGDCLWKERGEVTAAHTCYLVAEANFEAYSESARLCLVGADHWKCPRTFASPESIQRTELYEYSKVLGNSQYILLPFQPYKLIYAHMLAEVGKISDSLRYCQASLRMLKSSGRAPEVETLKSLFSSLEERIRTHQQGGYNTNLAPAKFVGKIFTSIDKSIHRMIGAPPPPLPPMPQGSVSSVNDKERYAVAPQKFVNSQSAMAMSSLMPSASVESISEWTGDNSGVRKSMHNRSVSEPDFGRSPKQKAGSVGTQSKSAELGSSRFGRFGSTLLQKTMGWVSRSHRQAKLGESNKFYYDEKLKRWVEEGAETPAEEAALPPPPTTTSFQNGMPDYNTNISSHHAVKSELHTANGIPEAKPPNLSEFSPGIPPIPPSQNQFSALGRAGVRSRYVDTFNKGGGGGTATNLFQSPPAAPSVKPAVNAKFFIPSAPVTVDEKKTKQPLETSQEPPTTSEELSTSAVTEVSFSSPPSASSSSPSMQRFPSMDNMTPYGNRRQGPVSERANGPISRTRAASWSGNFGDSFNTVSTESKPNSLDGQTVPSSFMPAKSLQFSGSSLSDDLHEVEL comes from the exons ATGGtgtcaccttctcctcctcctccgccgccgccgccgccaccgccggcggcggtggaggatcAGACGGATGAGGATTTCTTTGACAAGCTCGTGATCGACGACGACGAGTTTGGCGTCGAGGGATCTCATGCCGTATCGAAGGATATGGCTAGGGATTTCTCCAATCTCAGCCTCGGCAACATCGGAGCCTCTTTGGATGATTTGGGTGATTCGGGTTTCCCTTCAGAAATCAAACCCACAAAGGAAAACAATGGCCTTCCTCCTGCCTCGGATCCACCCAAAGATGATGGTGTTCTGAAACACGAGGAAAGTGGCCCCTTTGGTTCACAGGAGAGCATCGGAGAGGTTGCATCGCCGGGCTCGGTGGTTGTGAAGGGTGACGGATCCAAGGGGACCAGCGTGAAGGAGGTCCAGTGGAGTGCTTTCTCGTCCGATACACAGCCCTTTGGTCAAGGGGGCTTCGGATCCTATTCAGATTTTCTGAAAGAAGATGGTTCTTCGGAAAATTTCAAAAGTGATACCAACGTCAACGGCAGTTTTGTTGAAAACCCAGTTGAGAATCAAAATCTTTATGGTGGTTACTATGATCAGCAAGAAACACAATATTACGGGTCGACTAATGAGCAGGTGCCTGATGCAAATGATGCACAGTATTGGGAGAATCTTTACCCTGGATGGAAGTATGATGCAAGCACTGGACAGTGGTATCAAGTGGATAGCATCGAtactactactgctgctgctgctgcttccaCGAATACCCAGTGGGACAACTATACTGCTACAAGCATGGATTCCCAGGTGTATGGTCAAAATTCTACTGCTACTactgctgctcctgctgctcCTGCTAATGAATCTTTTGAAATGAAATCAGATGTTTCTTATCTTCAACAAACAACTCAATCCGTTTTAGATACCATTGCAGAAGAGAGTACCACGAATAGTATTACTAATTTGAATCAGGAGTATCAGGCCAGCACAGAATACCCACCGAATATGGTTTTTGATCCTCAGTACCCAGGATGGTATTATGATACAAACACACAACAGTGGTACACTCTGGAATCATACATGCAGACCACACAGGTGACATCTAGTACAGTTCAGGACCAGGTGAATCAAGACTATAGTGCTTCAGCTGGCTTCGGAGAACAGCATCAGAACCAAAATTATGCTGTAGTAGGTCAATTGGAGCAAAGCACTATTCAGGGTACAGGTAACCAAGAGTTTGGAGGGGATTGGAATAACTATAATCAGCAGACAATGTGGCAGCCTGAAGCAGCTGGCAATAATAATACTGAAAGTTTGTCAGGAAATCAGCTTTCTAGGAGTTTCTATGGTTCTATGGGGAATTCAGTAGGTCAGACAAACCAACAAGTGAGTTTCAAAACTTTCGAACCTGTTACAACTCATAATTACGGAAGCACTAATGGTGTGGCTAGTTCTCAGAGCTTTGTTCCTTCAGAAAGCATGTACCAGTTCAATCAGCCAAAGCTGGAGCAGAATCAGCAAGCTTATTTATCAAACAGTTACTATGGCAATCAGAATTCTATGAACTTCTCTCAGCAATCATTTCAAAATGCGGATCCATCCTATTCTCAGTTCTCTTATATACCTCATGAAGGGAGGTCGTCTGCTGGACGCCCAGCGCATGCTTTAGTTGCTTTTGGATTTGGTGGTAAACTCATAGTGATGAAAGATGCGAGCTCTTTTAGCACAAAGCTGGACTATGGAAACCAG GGTACTTCTGGTGGTACGGTCTCAATACATAGCTTATCAGAGATTGTGATGAATAAAACTGATGCTTCTAGCTTTATAAGTGGGGGTGCCTTCGGTTATTTCCAAGCTTTATGCCAGCAATCCTTTCCTGGTCCACTTGTTGGTGGGAACGCTGCAACAAAGGACGTCAACAAATGGCTTGATGAGAGGATCATGAGCTGCGAATCTATCAGCACAGATGTCCAAAAAGGAGAATTTTTAAGGCTGCTTCTTTCTTTGCTTAAAATATCATGTCAGCATTATGGAAAACTTCGATCTCCTTTTGGGTCTGGTCCGTCAGTAGAG GAAAATGATGGTCCAGAAATGGCAATAACTAGGCTCTTTGCATCTGCTAAGAAAGCCAGTGCTCATCTCAATGATTACGGCTCTGTCACACATTGTATGCAAAGCCTTCCCTCTGAAAGCCAGATCCGG GCAACTGCTGTTGAGGTACAAAACCTTCTAGTTTCTGGTAGAAGAAAAGAGGCTCTCCAGTATGCACAGGATGGTCAGTTGTGGGGAGCTGCCCTTGTTCTTGCTGCTCAGCTTGGCGAGAAG TTCTATGTTGATACTGTGAAGAAAATGGCTCATCGCCAGTTTGTATCAGGATCACCTTTAAGAACATTATGCCTTCTTATCGCTGGGCAACCTGCAGATGTATTTTCGGGAGATAGCCCAACCAATAGCACTTATGGTGTGTTAAATGCTCTACAACAGCCTATGCAG AATCAAACCAGTGGCATGTTAGATGACTGGGCAGAGAATTTGGCTATAATAACTGCGAATAGAACCAAGGATGACGAACTTGTGATGATTCATCTAGGAGATTGCCTttggaaagagagaggggag GTAACTGCAGCGCACACCTGCTATTTAGTTGCGGAAGCAAATTTTGAGGCCTACTCTGAGAGTGCAAGGCTCTGCCTCGTTGGTGCAGATCACTGGAAATGTCCTCGAACATTTGCGAGCCCTGAATCTATTCAG AGAACAGAGTTATATGAATACTCCAAAGTGCTCGGCAATTCTCAGTATATCCTTCTACCATTCCAGCCATACAAGCTAATCTATGCCCACATGCTTGCCGAAGTGGGGAAGATTTCTGATTCATTACG GTATTGCCAAGCGTCTTTAAGGATGCTAAAATCATCTGGCCGCGCTCCTGAAGTAGAAACATTGAAATCGTTATTTTCATCCCTTGAGGAGCGAATACGTACCCACCAGCAG GGTGGATACAACACAAACCTTGCCCCAGCTAAATTCGTAGGGAAAATCTTTACCTCAATCGACAAGTCGATCCATCGCATGATTGGGGCGCCGCCTCCACCTCTTCCCCCAATGCCTCAAGGCAGTGTGAGCAGTGTGAATGATAAAGAACGCTATGCTGTGGCCCCACAGAAGTTTGTAAATAGCCAATCAGCGATGGCGATGTCATCTCTGATGCCATCAGCATCGGTCGAGTCGATAAGTGAGTGGACTGGGGATAATAGCGGTGTTAGGAAGAGTATGCACAATAGAAGTGTTTCAGAGCCAGATTTTGGTAGAAGCCCGAaacag AAGGCAGGATCGGTTGGTACACAAAGCAAATCAGCCGAATTGGGTAGTTCACGGTTCGGGAGGTTTGGCTCTACGCTTCTTCAGAAGACCATGGGGTGGGTCTCCAGATCCCACCGACAG GCGAAACTTGGTGAAAGTAACAAGTTCTACTATGACGAAAAGCTGAAGAGGTGGGTGGAGGAAGGTGCTGAAACTCCAGCCGAGGAAGCTGCTCTACCACCTCCTCCCACCACAACCTCTTTCCAGAATGGTATGCCGGATTATAACACTAATATTAGCAGTCACCATGCAGTAAAAAGCGAACTCCACACTGCTAATGGAATCCCTGAAGCAAAACCCCCGAATCTGTCTGAATTTAGTCCGGGAATCCCACCAATTCCGCCTAGCCAGAACCAGTTCTCAGCTCTCGGCAGAGCGGGTGTTCGGTCAAG ATATGTGGATACATTTAACAAGGGCGGAGGTGGTGGAACTGCGACAAACCTTTTCCAATCACCTCCTGCTGCTCCATCTGTAAAGCCTGCAGTAAACGCTAAGTTCTTCATTCCCTCCGCTCCTGTCACCGTTGACGAAAAGAAAACCAAACAACCCTTAGAAACCAGCCAAGAACCTCCCACCACCTCGGAAGAGCTGTCCACATCAGCAGTAACTGAAGTCTCATTCTCTTCGCCGCCATCTGCTTCATCATCCTCACCATCGATGCAACGGTTTCCGAGCATGGATAACATGACTCCTTACGGAAACAGAAGGCAAGGACCTGTGTCGGAGCGCGCGAATGGCCCTATATCAAGAACTCGAGCTGCTTCTTGGAGCGGCAATTTTGGGGACTCATTCAACACCGTGAGCACGGAAAGTAAGCCTAACTCGTTGGATGGACAAACTGTTCCGTCTTCGTTCATGCCCGCCAAGTCTCTGCAGTTTAGTGGAAGCTCTTTGTCGGACGATCTTCATGAGGTGGAGCTCTAA
- the LOC109727603 gene encoding putative pentatricopeptide repeat-containing protein At2g02150, whose product MAEGWGGQRMLILTHGLRIPLRRLLLSSSSSSSSAFAAALSRRNPSSALSSAAPDPDPDPDPNLISKLAAEGRWSDPRLAAALLLTASSLAPLRLARALSALRGDPAAAFRLFAWAASQPRFRHTAETRCVAAHVLFRGRMYSQATQILRDLVLSTRSSPVFDNLIGVLVATARLSQNPGHGVFDAFFSVLTDLGFLEEAMESFYRMRSFRIFPKLRSCNNLLEKLAKSQRKELSKRFFDDIIGSNMALTVFTFNIMIDFLCKEGDLVAANSVFSKMKEMGCSPDLVTYNSLVDGNGKCGEMEEAERLMGEMREVGIKPDVVTYNALINCLCKCLNIQKAFGYVNEMKRNYVKPNVVTFSTLIDAFCKEGMMHEAMNFFVHMKVRGLTPNEFTYTSLVDGNCKAGNVKDALLLLDEMVQQGVELNIVTYTALVDGLCKEGKVMEAEEIFRAMERVGVTANLLIYTALIHGHFTYRNTERAMSLLDELKSKGMKPDVSLYGTLIWGLCNEGKIDEAKVLLNEMDECGIRPNQVIYTTVMDACFKVGKASEALVLFHEMQDSGFFPTVVTYCALVDGLCKQGSVNEAKYHFEKMREVGLQPNVLAYTALIDGLCKSGSLQQALELFEEMVLKGMSPDKVSYTSLMDGYLKQGNLQDAFILKDKMVENGLQLDLFTYTSLVWGLCNCDKMQEAREMLEQMINNGVLPDEAVYNCLISKYQKLGDVDQVLDLQNDMRRRGLIPSPKRDAASGD is encoded by the coding sequence ATGGCGGAGGGGTGGGGGGGTCAAAGGATGCTTATCCTCACCCACGGTCTCCGCATCCCCCTTCgtcgcctcctcctctcctcctcctcctcctcctcctccgctttcGCCGCCGCATTATCTCGCCGGAACCCTAGCTCcgccctctcctccgccgcccccgaCCCTGACCCTGACCCTGACCCCAACCTCATCTCCAAGCTCGCAGCCGAGGGGCGGTGGTCGGACCCCCGCCTCGCCGCGGCCCTCCTCCTCACGGCGTCGTCGTTGGCCCCGCTCCGCCTCGCCCGCGCCCTCTCGGCCCTCCGCGGTGACCCCGCCGCCGCGTTCCGCCTCTTCGCCTGGGCCGCGTCCCAGCCGCGCTTCCGCCACACCGCCGAGACCCGCTGCGTCGCCGCCCACGTCCTCTTCCGCGGCCGCATGTACTCCCAGGCCACCCAGATCCTCCGCGACCTCGTCCTCTCCACCCGGTCGTCCCCCGTTTTCGATAATCTCATCGGAGTCCTCGTCGCCACCGCTAGGTTGTCGCAAAACCCCGGGCACGGCGTCTTCGACGCATTCTTCAGCGTTCTAACCGACCTAGGCTTTCTCGAGGAGGCGATGGAATCGTTCTACAGGATGAGATCGTTCAGGATTTTTCCCAAGTTGCGATCCTGCAACAATTTGCTGGAGAAGCTTGCAAAGTCGCAGCGAAAGGAGCTGTCAAAAAGGTTTTTTGATGATATAATAGGGTCGAACATGGCTCTGACGGTATTCACCTTCAATATCATGATCGATTTCTTGTGTAAAGAGGGGGATTTGGTGGCTGCGAATAGCGTGTTCTCGAAGATGAAGGAGATGGGTTGTTCTCCGGATTTGGTCACATATAATTCTCTGGTTGATGGAAATGGGAAGTGTGGAGAGATGGAAGAGGCAGAGCGGCTTATGGGTGAGATGAGAGAGGTCGGAATTAAGCCGGATGTTGTAACTTATAACGCGCTTATCAACTGTTTGTGTAAATGCCTGAATATACAGAAAGCATTTGGTTACGTTAATGAGATGAAAAGGAATTATGTGAAGCCTAATGTGGTCACTTTTAGTACTTTAATTGACGCCTTCTGCAAGGAAGGGATGATGCATGAGGCTATGAACTTCTTCGTGCACATGAAGGTGAGAGGCTTAACGCCTAATGAGTTCACTTATACTTCTTTAGTTGATGGTAACTGCAAGGCTGGAAATGTTAAGGATGCCCTTCTTCTGCTCGATGAAATGGTTCAGCAGGGAGTGGAGTTGAACATTGTAACTTACACTGCTTTAGTTGATGGGTTGTGTAAAGAAGGGAAGGTTATGGAAGCTGAGGAGATCTTTAGGGCGATGGAGAGAGTTGGGGTCACGGCCAACTTGTTAATATACACTGCTCTTATTCATGGGCATTTCACATATAGGAACACAGAGAGGGCGATGAGCCTACTTGACGAATTAAAGAGTAAAGGAATGAAACCAGATGTCTCGCTTTATGGAACCCTGATTTGGGGTCTTTGTAACGAGGGAAAGATTGATGAAGCTAAGGTTTTGCTCAATGAGATGGATGAATGTGGCATAAGACCTAATCAAGTAATCTATACTACTGTGATGGATGCTTGCTTTAAAGTGGGGAAAGCCTCGGAAGCTCTTGTATTGTTTCACGAGATGCAGGATTCTGGCTTTTTTCCCACTGTTGTTACTTATTGTGCACTAGTTGATGGGTTATGTAAGCAAGGGTCCGTTAACGAAGCAAAGTATCACtttgagaaaatgagagaagtTGGTCTTCAACCCAATGTATTGGCTTACACCGCCCTCATTGATGGCCTTTGCAAAAGTGGTTCTTTGCAACAAGCCTTAGAACTGTTCGAAGAAATGGTTTTGAAAGGGATGTCTCCAGACAAAGTTTCATATACATCTTTGATGGATGGGTATTTGAAGCAGGGTAATCTCCAGGATGCCTTTATACTTAAGGACAAAATGGTGGAGAATGGCTTGCAGCTTGATTTGTTTACTTATACTTCTCTTGTATGGGGATTATGTAATTGTGATAAGATGCAAGAAGCAAGGGAAATGCTAGAACAAATGATAAACAATGGTGTTCTTCCTGATGAAGCAGTTTATAATTGTTTGATAAGCAAGTATCAGAAGTTGGGAGATGTGGATCAAGTATTGGATCTGCAAAATGATATGAGAAGAAGGGGTTTGATCCCTAGCCCAAAACGCGATGCCGCCTCAGGTGACTAA